The Neovison vison isolate M4711 chromosome 13, ASM_NN_V1, whole genome shotgun sequence genome includes a region encoding these proteins:
- the LOC122894239 gene encoding cytochrome c oxidase subunit 6A1, mitochondrial-like: protein MAAAASPLLRSSGLLGRSGAQLGRPMSSGAHGEEGSARMWKALTYFVALPGVAMSMLNVFLKSQHGEHERPEFVAYPHLRIRSKPFPWGDGNHTLFHNSHVNPLPTGYEDE from the coding sequence ATGGCGGCGGCGGCATCTCCTCTGTTGCGGTCGTCTGGGCTGCTAGGTCGGTCCGGGGCACAGCTGGGGCGGCCCATGTCCAGTGGCGCCCACGGCGAGGAGGGCTCAGCTCGCATGTGGAAGGCTCTCACCTACTTCGTAGCGCTCCCCGGCGTGGCTATGAGCATGCTGAATGTCTTCCTGAAGTCGCAACATGGAGAGCATGAGAGACCCGAGTTCGTCGCCTACCCCCATCTCCGCATCAGGTCCAAGCCCTTTCCCTGGGGAGATGGTAATCATACTCTATTCCATAACTCTCACGTGAATCCACTTCCAACCGGCTATGAAGATGAATAG